A genomic window from Punica granatum isolate Tunisia-2019 chromosome 2, ASM765513v2, whole genome shotgun sequence includes:
- the LOC116195466 gene encoding uncharacterized protein LOC116195466, which translates to MWDLLSFYIISTAVLLIMTDFPPNPEDGEQWLPSDVFHEIESGEDAEVVSPKSNSSTHYDTASDEISVDDQFDHVGVDDPKGETAKSSKKFEETGGLEKVMADYYNWPWQWQFIRDNYYSINNDMGSAPKHYGGTGVFLPQHSTRSLPQHNRRPSMEAELGTMSSIGTGGCRSCRGTGVFINQKLHLPTHKRTKSCGVIMRSNCNNSKAKGGTISSNNREQKTAAGGKQPSAVKSDQTFHLPDDWIY; encoded by the exons ATGTGGGATCTGCTGTCCTTCTACATAATCTCGACCGCGGTCCTTCTGATCATGACCGATTTCCCCCCGAACCCAGAGGATGGAGAGCAGTGGTTGCCGTCCGATGTGTTCCATGAGATTGAATCGGGTGAGGATGCTGAAGTTGTTAGCCCCAAAAGCAACTCATCAACTCATTATGATACGGCCTCTGATGAGATTAGCGTTGATGACCAGTTTGACCATGTCGGGGTCGACGATCCAAAGGGAGAGACGGCAAAATCATCCAAAAAATTTGAG GAAACTGGAGGACTGGAGAAGGTGATGGCGGATTATTACAATTGGCCATGGCAATGGCAGTTTATTcgtgataattattattccaTTAATAATGACATGGGGAGTGCTCCCAAGCATTATGGAGGCACAGGTGTGTTCCTGCCCCAACACAGTACGAGAAGCCTTCCCCAACACAACAGGAGACCTTCCATGGAAGCAGAGCTCGGGACCATGAGTTCCATTGGCACTGGCGGCTGCAGATCTTGCCGGGGCACTGGCGTTTTCATCAATCAAAAGCTTCATCTCCCTACCCACAAGAGGACCAAGA GCTGTGGGGTGATCATGCGGAGCAATTGCAATAACAGCAAAGCGAAGGGCGGGACTATCAGCAGCAACAACCGCGAGCAGAAGACAGCTGCCGGAGGGAAGCAGCCTTCTGCTGTCAAATCCGATCAGACATTTCATCTGCCCGACGACTGGATATACTGA